In Haliscomenobacter hydrossis DSM 1100, the DNA window TTTACGGTTTTGGCGTAAGTAACCTTACTTACATCGCAGTTACCTGTAGACGCACAAGTGGTGTTTTTGGCACCTTGATCGATCCACAAGGCTATCGTGGTGATCTGTTCAGCGCTCAATTTGTTGTAGGGCTTTTTAGGCATGAGCTCTTCGCCGACGGAGATCAACACCTGATACAATTTACTGGCAGCATAATCACCCGGCGCAATACCATTTGAAACGATGCTTGCATACGAGGTCAATTCTATTCCTTCCTCCCGGTCGATGCTGTTGTGGCACCCACTTTGGGTACAATTAGAAATAAAAATGGGCAGAACGTCTTTTTCAAAACAAACCGGATTTACGTTTACCACTTGCTCCTGGGTACAAGCACTGAACAATAGCAGGGCACTTGTGCTGAGATACACCAGGTAGCTTAAAATTTTGTTTTTTGCCACGACAATGAAGTTTTTGTAGTTAAATGTTTAGCCAATTTCTTAGACGGGTGCTCGGGCAGGAAGTTTAGACCCTGATGATTTGAGTCTGTTTTTTCGGATGTGTCAACCAAATATCTGAAAAAAGCTGATGTTTTCACAAACATTCAGGGTCTAAACTTATCCACTATACTGCAAATAACCCTGTGGCGTTGCCTCTTGTACTCATTTTTTGTGAATAATGTCGTTCAGTGGCACCCACAAGCATTTGCAATCAGTCTTCATCGTGTTCTCCCTCGTATTCATTTTCACGCTTGCTGATGCTTTTTTCAGCAGAATTTCCACCTTGATTGAACCAGTCGATCAGCGTCCCTTTTTCAGCTTCACTAAGTTTTGCTTCAGGATGCATCAAGTTGTAATCCCACAAGGGCATTTCCCCCTCGGCAATGGTTTCGGGTATTTCCTCCAATGCCTCGGACTGGTCGTGCGCAGAACTATTGCCCCAGGTTGAAAAATTCACCTTGGAGCGCCCTTCCTGAATGTGGTTTTGCACCAAAAAAGAAACTGGTGCGACATAAGCATACCAAGGGTACTTTGATTCATTGGAGTGACAATCGTAGCAGGAGGCTTTCAATAAACGTGCCACTTCAGCAGGTGCAGCGCTTACTTTGAGGTAGTCCTGATTGGGGTCAAGGGCGGGGTTGGTGCGGTTGACCGGAACAAATTGAATGGCGATTGCCAGCAAAAGCAGCAATAGGCCAATCCTTTTGAGCAGTTTCATGGTTTTGTGTTTAAGTGATGGGAGACCGTATTCATTAATACGGTCCCATCTCTTGGTTAAAATTTTTTCCATAACAAGCATCATCCATACATGTCGTCACCTATTCTTCGGCGCTTACCCCTCCATTAGCGGAAACATAATAAGCGCCTTTCAGTACGATGGCCGCATCGCGTGGCAAGGTTTCAAGTGGTTCAATGGCAACATAGCCGTCACCTGCCGGGCCACGTTTGACCGGAACCTTATGAAAAACCACCTCTTTTGCGTCCTTTTTTTCCTGGTAAAAAATGAAATAGCCTCCTTGTTCCTGAATCACTGCTTCTTCTGGTAGCGCAGGCAACATGCCCGCATCCGCCAAGGTAATCCGGGCATTGAGGAAACCACCTTTGGCCATTTGTTGATTGCTGGCTGCACTCGTGTTGTCAAAACGGGCGTGTACCCGTACGGTTTTGCGTTCGCCATCAACGCTGCGTTCGAGGTAGTCAATGTGGGCATTGAACACCTGCTCATTGCCTCCGGGGAATTTCAGCTGAACTTTTTGCCCGGCTTTGACCTGATTCAGGTTTTTTTCAAAAACATACAGTACCGGGTGCAAATAGGCCAGGTTGCTCACCTCACAAATAGGCTCTCCCAGATTCAGCGCTTGTCCCAAACTAGCGTCTACCCGCGTTACGACCCCCGCAACCGGGGAGGTGATCAGCAGCTCAGTGCGCAAATTATCGGGGGTAAGTTTGGCCGGATCGATCTGATATTGGCGCAATTTGGCGGCCAGGAGTTTTGCTGAAGTTTGTGCTGCACGCCAATCCGCTTCGGCTTTTTGAAAATTCTTGGTGGCGGTGGCATCGTTTTCTTTCAGCGCCTTGTAACGCTGGTACTCGGTTTCCAGAAATACCATGCGGTCCTTGTTCTCCAGGTATTGTTGTTGTAAATCCAATAAGTCGGGTTTGCGCAAAACCGCGACCACACCACCTTTGGCGACACTGCTATTATTGCGAATGCGCAACTCGCTGATGATGCCTTCAGTAAATGCGCTCACCTGAGCGGTATTCTCCTTACCCAAAACCAGTTCGGCATTGACGTCCAGATAATCACTCAAAGAGCGGAGAGTAAAGGTTCCGGTTTGAATGGCGGCCTGCGCGGCCTGTTCCGCGCTCAGTGTAACCGAGTTGCTATTCATTTCAGGGGTAGCAGCGGCTTCAGTGCTTTCACTGGTGGGTTCTGCTTTTTTGCCACAAGCCAAGGTGAATAAGGCCAGGGTGAGAAGGATGCTGCTATATTTGATGCAATTCATTTTTTCGAGATTTAAAAGGATTTTGGACTATTGCCCGGCAATAAATTTCAATTCCACCACGGTCAAACTCAGGCCGTACAAATTTTCCAGGTAATTCAGCTGGATGCCAATGGCCTGTTCGACCTGCTGCGACAAAGTGGTATAATCAATTTCACCTTCCTGATAATTCAGGCTGGCATTGCGGAGCAACTCATTGGATAA includes these proteins:
- a CDS encoding heme-binding domain-containing protein, which encodes MKLLKRIGLLLLLLAIAIQFVPVNRTNPALDPNQDYLKVSAAPAEVARLLKASCYDCHSNESKYPWYAYVAPVSFLVQNHIQEGRSKVNFSTWGNSSAHDQSEALEEIPETIAEGEMPLWDYNLMHPEAKLSEAEKGTLIDWFNQGGNSAEKSISKRENEYEGEHDED
- a CDS encoding efflux RND transporter periplasmic adaptor subunit, with the protein product MNCIKYSSILLTLALFTLACGKKAEPTSESTEAAATPEMNSNSVTLSAEQAAQAAIQTGTFTLRSLSDYLDVNAELVLGKENTAQVSAFTEGIISELRIRNNSSVAKGGVVAVLRKPDLLDLQQQYLENKDRMVFLETEYQRYKALKENDATATKNFQKAEADWRAAQTSAKLLAAKLRQYQIDPAKLTPDNLRTELLITSPVAGVVTRVDASLGQALNLGEPICEVSNLAYLHPVLYVFEKNLNQVKAGQKVQLKFPGGNEQVFNAHIDYLERSVDGERKTVRVHARFDNTSAASNQQMAKGGFLNARITLADAGMLPALPEEAVIQEQGGYFIFYQEKKDAKEVVFHKVPVKRGPAGDGYVAIEPLETLPRDAAIVLKGAYYVSANGGVSAEE